In Shinella sp. XGS7, a single genomic region encodes these proteins:
- a CDS encoding carbohydrate ABC transporter permease, protein MDERRFKKRTIFLIAYLVFALLPIYWLVNMSFKTNQEITGVFSLWPQQPTLRNYAVIFTDPAWYSGYINSILYVVLNTIISISVALPAAYAFSRYRFLGDKHLFFWLLTNRMAPPAVFALPFFQLYSAFGLIDTHIAVAIAHCLFNVPLAVWILEGFMSGVPKEIDETAYIDGYSFPKFFAKIFVPLIASGIGVAAFFCFMFSWVELLIARTLTTTDAKPIAATMTRTVSASGMDWGVLAAAGVLTIIPGALVIYFVRNYIAKGFALGRV, encoded by the coding sequence ATGGATGAGCGCCGTTTCAAAAAACGGACGATCTTCCTGATCGCCTACCTGGTCTTTGCCCTGCTGCCGATCTACTGGCTCGTCAACATGAGCTTCAAGACGAACCAGGAGATCACCGGCGTCTTCTCGCTGTGGCCGCAGCAGCCGACGCTGCGGAACTATGCCGTCATCTTCACCGATCCGGCCTGGTATTCCGGCTATATCAACTCGATCCTCTATGTGGTGCTCAACACGATCATCTCGATCTCCGTGGCACTGCCGGCGGCCTACGCCTTCTCGCGCTACCGCTTCCTCGGCGACAAGCACCTGTTCTTCTGGCTGCTCACCAACCGCATGGCGCCGCCCGCCGTCTTCGCGCTGCCGTTCTTCCAGCTCTATTCGGCCTTCGGCCTGATCGACACGCATATCGCCGTCGCCATCGCGCATTGCCTGTTCAACGTGCCGCTCGCCGTCTGGATCCTCGAAGGCTTCATGTCGGGCGTGCCGAAGGAGATCGACGAGACCGCCTATATCGACGGCTATTCGTTCCCGAAGTTCTTCGCCAAGATCTTCGTGCCGCTGATCGCCTCCGGCATCGGTGTCGCCGCCTTCTTCTGCTTCATGTTCTCCTGGGTCGAACTGCTGATTGCCCGCACGCTGACGACGACGGACGCAAAGCCCATCGCCGCCACGATGACGCGCACGGTCTCGGCCTCCGGCATGGACTGGGGCGTGCTTGCCGCCGCCGGCGTGCTGACCATCATCCCCGGCGCGCTCGTGATCTATTTCGTCCGCAATTACATCGCCAAGGGCTTCGCCCTGGGGAGGGTCTGA
- a CDS encoding DUF2160 domain-containing protein, whose amino-acid sequence MFDWMYWTTPVATFFACIVLMLIGMTVWELKSPTTLRKGFLPLKTTRGDRLFIGLLTAAYINLAFVGLAGRMAEWFSLESEPSVWISFVASMAVLALIMRRG is encoded by the coding sequence ATGTTCGACTGGATGTACTGGACCACGCCGGTGGCAACCTTCTTCGCCTGCATCGTGCTGATGCTGATCGGCATGACCGTCTGGGAGCTGAAGTCGCCCACCACGCTGCGCAAGGGCTTCCTGCCGCTCAAGACCACGCGCGGCGACCGGCTCTTTATCGGCCTGCTGACGGCGGCCTATATCAATCTGGCCTTTGTGGGCCTGGCTGGCCGCATGGCCGAATGGTTCTCGCTGGAGAGCGAGCCCAGCGTGTGGATCAGCTTTGTTGCGTCGATGGCCGTGCTGGCCCTGATCATGCGCCGCGGCTGA
- a CDS encoding ABC transporter substrate-binding protein, producing the protein MATAALLALGATQGAWAGEPEAKKWIDAEFQPSTLSKDQQMAEMKWFIEAAKKLQAKGVKEIKVVSETITTHEYESKVLAPAFTAITGIKITHDLIGEGDVIEKLQTQMQSGENIYDAYVNDSDLIGTHWRYQQARSLTDFMANEGKDVTNPDLDLKDFIGTSFTTAPDGKLYQLPDQQFANLYWFRYDWFNDEKNKADFKAKYGYDLGVPVNWSAYEDIAEFFTGREIDGKKVYGHMDYGKKDPSLGWRFTDAWLSMAGNGDKGIPNGLPVDEWGIKVNEKSQPVGSCVARGGDTNGPAAVYSIEKYLEWLKAYAPASAGGMTFSESGPVPSQGEIAQQMFTYTAFTADFVKEGLPVVNADGTPKWRFAPSPHGVYWKDGMKLGYQDVGSWTLMKSTPDDRAKAAWLYAQFVTSKTIDVKKSHVGLTFIRQSTLDHKSFTDRAPKLGGLVEFYRSPARIQWSPTGTNIPDYPKLAQLWWQNVAQAVTGEKTPQAAMDTLADEMDQVMGRLERAGMAKCAPKLNKKEDPKKWLSDKGAPWAKLANEKPKGETIAYDKLLNAWKEGRVR; encoded by the coding sequence CTGGCCACGGCAGCCCTGCTGGCCCTGGGCGCGACGCAGGGCGCCTGGGCCGGTGAGCCCGAGGCCAAGAAGTGGATCGATGCCGAGTTCCAGCCCAGCACCCTGAGCAAGGACCAGCAGATGGCCGAGATGAAGTGGTTCATCGAAGCCGCCAAGAAGCTGCAGGCCAAGGGCGTGAAGGAAATCAAGGTCGTTTCGGAAACCATCACCACGCATGAATACGAATCGAAGGTCCTCGCACCGGCCTTCACGGCGATCACCGGCATCAAGATCACGCACGACCTGATCGGCGAAGGCGACGTCATCGAGAAGCTCCAGACGCAGATGCAGTCGGGCGAGAACATCTACGACGCCTATGTCAACGACTCGGACCTCATTGGCACCCACTGGCGCTACCAGCAGGCCCGTTCGCTGACCGACTTCATGGCCAATGAAGGCAAGGACGTCACCAACCCGGATCTCGATCTCAAGGACTTCATCGGCACGTCCTTCACGACCGCGCCGGATGGCAAGCTCTACCAGCTTCCCGACCAGCAGTTCGCGAACCTCTACTGGTTCCGCTACGACTGGTTCAACGACGAGAAGAACAAGGCGGACTTCAAGGCGAAGTACGGCTACGACCTCGGCGTTCCCGTCAACTGGTCCGCTTACGAGGACATCGCCGAGTTCTTCACCGGCCGCGAGATCGACGGCAAGAAGGTCTATGGCCACATGGACTACGGCAAGAAGGACCCGTCGCTCGGCTGGCGCTTCACCGACGCCTGGCTGTCGATGGCCGGCAACGGCGACAAGGGCATTCCGAACGGTCTGCCGGTCGATGAATGGGGCATCAAGGTCAATGAGAAGTCGCAGCCGGTCGGCTCGTGCGTTGCCCGTGGCGGCGACACCAACGGTCCGGCAGCCGTCTACTCGATCGAGAAATACCTGGAGTGGCTGAAGGCCTACGCTCCGGCCTCCGCCGGTGGCATGACCTTCTCCGAATCCGGCCCGGTTCCGTCTCAGGGCGAGATCGCCCAGCAGATGTTCACCTATACGGCGTTCACCGCCGACTTCGTGAAGGAAGGCCTGCCGGTCGTGAATGCGGACGGTACGCCGAAGTGGCGCTTCGCCCCCTCGCCGCATGGCGTCTACTGGAAGGACGGCATGAAGCTCGGCTACCAGGACGTGGGTTCCTGGACGCTGATGAAGTCCACCCCGGATGACCGCGCCAAGGCCGCCTGGCTCTATGCGCAGTTCGTGACGTCCAAGACCATCGACGTGAAGAAGAGCCATGTCGGCCTCACCTTCATTCGCCAGTCCACGCTCGACCACAAGTCCTTCACGGACCGTGCGCCGAAGCTCGGCGGTCTGGTCGAGTTCTACCGTTCGCCGGCCCGCATTCAGTGGTCGCCGACCGGCACGAACATTCCGGACTATCCGAAGCTGGCCCAGCTGTGGTGGCAGAACGTGGCCCAGGCCGTGACCGGCGAGAAGACCCCGCAGGCCGCCATGGACACCCTGGCTGACGAGATGGACCAGGTGATGGGTCGCCTGGAGCGCGCCGGCATGGCCAAGTGCGCGCCCAAGCTGAACAAGAAGGAAGACCCCAAGAAGTGGCTGTCCGACAAGGGCGCACCCTGGGCCAAGCTGGCCAATGAGAAGCCCAAGGGCGAGACCATCGCCTACGACAAGCTGCTCAACGCCTGGAAGGAAGGCCGCGTGCGCTAA
- a CDS encoding CAP domain-containing protein, which produces MNERRARGAVCGAEALPAAPALSWKASLAQGAARHSQDMVDKNFFSHTGSDGSNAGQRISAAGYSWSRWGENIAYGYTSSAAVVDGWMKSEGHCRNIMNAAFTEMGLACVRQSQSNSASSIRWAWTQVLATPR; this is translated from the coding sequence GTGAACGAGCGGCGCGCGCGCGGCGCGGTCTGCGGCGCCGAGGCCCTGCCCGCCGCCCCGGCCCTGAGCTGGAAGGCCAGCCTGGCCCAGGGCGCGGCACGCCATTCGCAGGACATGGTGGACAAGAACTTCTTCAGCCACACCGGCTCGGACGGCAGCAATGCCGGCCAGCGCATCAGCGCCGCGGGCTACAGCTGGAGCCGCTGGGGCGAGAACATCGCCTATGGCTACACCAGCAGCGCCGCCGTCGTGGACGGCTGGATGAAGAGCGAGGGCCACTGCCGCAACATCATGAACGCCGCCTTCACCGAGATGGGCCTGGCCTGCGTGCGCCAGAGCCAGAGCAACAGCGCCAGCAGCATCCGCTGGGCCTGGACCCAGGTGCTGGCCACGCCGCGCTGA